In the genome of Dermacentor silvarum isolate Dsil-2018 chromosome 1, BIME_Dsil_1.4, whole genome shotgun sequence, one region contains:
- the LOC125939767 gene encoding intermediate filament protein ON3-like, with product MHLYWVLLACALATGVAAGGYGHASVSYISKPVVSVGYVSKPIVTYVKQPVATVSHVVKPVLTVSHGYGGGYGGGYGGGFGGGYGGGYGGGHGYWR from the exons ATGCACCTTTAC TGGGTACTGTTGGCGTGCGCCCTGGCCACTGGAGTAGCAGCTGGCGGCTACGGCCACGCATCTGTTTCTTATATCTCAAAACCAGTGGTCAGCGTTGGCTATGTATCCAAGCCAATTGTGACTTATGTCAAGCAGCCGGTGGCCACGGTATCCCACGTAGTCAAGCCCGTGCTCACTGTCAGTCACGGCTATGGAGGTGGCTATGGAGGCGGATACGGAGGCGGCTTCGGAGGAGGATACGGTGGCGGATACGGTGGCGGACACGGATACTGGCGCTAG